Proteins co-encoded in one bacterium genomic window:
- a CDS encoding restriction endonuclease produces the protein MPKYQDRRSIFDRYLGRLLSKLSRLSDLSLLTLSLLLLSPAVVLWVLVRPPIWWVMISVSAFLSSFLLLFLALLAQTIRYKHDFLLRQNRSMETVLSLQWNDFEQFVEALLKIEGYEATRLTADEACADGGVDIIATKDGKTMLVQCKHWMRERVGPEPVRALFGVMHRDHADEALFVTSGRFADVTEEEFKDVPGITLLDGAGLMARLEAANDRLPAEEEKDGGRIWTSAEHIVRKMMPQAEPSIIRVPKCDDCGATMVLGFSRRNAEKFWACPNWRTSCKGSTVSLRPEHVEILDPGRGQRSRPTQR, from the coding sequence ATGCCAAAGTACCAGGATCGCCGATCAATCTTCGATCGCTATCTGGGAAGACTCTTGAGCAAGCTCTCACGGCTGTCCGACCTGAGTCTTCTCACTCTGAGCCTGCTGCTGCTTTCGCCTGCTGTTGTCCTCTGGGTTCTTGTTCGCCCGCCGATCTGGTGGGTGATGATTTCTGTATCTGCCTTCCTGAGTTCATTCCTGCTCCTGTTCCTGGCGCTCCTGGCTCAAACGATCAGGTACAAACACGATTTCCTTCTTCGTCAGAATCGTTCGATGGAAACCGTTCTGTCGCTGCAATGGAATGACTTCGAGCAGTTCGTAGAAGCTCTGCTGAAGATCGAGGGATACGAGGCCACCAGGCTGACGGCCGATGAGGCTTGCGCAGATGGTGGAGTAGACATCATTGCAACCAAGGACGGCAAGACCATGTTGGTTCAGTGTAAGCACTGGATGAGGGAGCGCGTCGGGCCGGAGCCTGTTCGAGCGTTGTTTGGGGTGATGCACCGGGATCATGCGGACGAGGCCCTTTTCGTCACGAGCGGTCGCTTCGCGGATGTGACCGAGGAGGAATTCAAGGACGTTCCGGGGATTACACTCCTGGACGGGGCCGGGCTCATGGCGCGGCTTGAGGCCGCAAATGATCGACTCCCGGCGGAAGAGGAGAAAGACGGGGGAAGGATCTGGACGAGTGCCGAACACATCGTCCGGAAAATGATGCCCCAGGCCGAGCCTTCCATTATCCGCGTTCCGAAGTGTGATGATTGCGGAGCCACCATGGTCTTGGGATTCAGCAGGAGGAATGCAGAGAAATTCTGGGCGTGTCCGAACTGGCGAACCAGTTGCAAGGGGTCCACCGTATCCTTGCGCCCCGAGCATGTCGAAATCCTTGATCCAGGGAGAGGCCAAAGGTCTCGTCCGACTCAAAGATGA
- a CDS encoding N-6 DNA methylase yields MGEENLKPGFLADIFGEALGYRTPNQSPDGFTLVPEFRIPGSQQFADAALGPKPQDGRNVVVAVEIKGPLDPLDIPHGGRRLSAVMQGFDYAINLPCDWILVSSMVETRLYYKGADRFTCERFFLSRLVESESALRRFLFILGASRVIPETGRSHLYDLLEESRIAGENITKAFYQEYSQQRFDAFVRLTQSNPELERPPLLSATQKILDRILFCSFAEDRGLLPAETVRHAFEYSDPYNPHPKWENFKGLFRSINEGNPQLNIPRYNGGLFAPDECLDELTVPDEVCGVFKRLADYDFRALEVAEQESLDDLQQIESIVDVEILGHIFEQSITDLERLRLELEQEGTIAPPSAKKAKSRRKREGAFYTPKFITRYIVEHTLGPVLADRLESLRLRHIARARGTATQALECPTSYDLEELNNPQREALIAFWLDWQEELGRVRILDPACGSGAFLIEAFDQLLAAYQDANARLEALRGQAELFDLNRQILQQNLYGVDLNEEAVEICRLSLWIKTAERGKILTDLDHTIRVGNSIIADPTVDPRAFDWRTAFPEVFTEGGFDVVVGNPPYIRQEWLAPLKPHLEQHYEIYSGTADLYLYFVEKGLDVLKAGGRLGFITSGTFSRGNFASTFRKWLPTTARFTSLVNFGENQPFEDAEMVYPTMYTLKKNTEPAQFPTLFIHEKIPDSIEEEMKNEGLPCDESVFDESEWKFQPRAVTDLLHKIVKAGRPLGEVVGGGIYYGIKTGLNDAFIVDGETRDRLVAADAKSDEIIHRILQGQDLRPWYQIFADRHLIFTRRGIDIAEYPAVREYLESFRERLEPRPPDWAGRTSDWPGRKPGSYRWYELQDSIDYYQEFDHPKIIWPDIQKLPRFSWDEDGLYTNDKGYILIPKSGAELALLQSRLTWFCISQFCLPLRLRAGLWQYQSKLQFIERLPISEMDDECRSHLSSLAADITVLARERLGLHRATRHRIEADLCPEGGKLNTALTNWWDLDFSAFREQIKKAFKAEIPVRERSGWEDALAEWRGEHGRLTGRIIDLEEELNDRVYHLYGLTSQEVRTLEDFQKKTKTFYPFGEV; encoded by the coding sequence CCCGCATGGTGGCCGCCGGCTCTCCGCAGTCATGCAGGGATTCGATTATGCGATCAACTTGCCGTGCGATTGGATCCTCGTTTCCTCCATGGTCGAGACGAGGCTCTACTACAAGGGAGCGGATCGCTTCACCTGCGAGCGCTTCTTTCTCAGCCGATTGGTCGAGAGCGAATCGGCACTTCGCCGATTCCTGTTCATCCTGGGAGCCAGTCGGGTTATCCCGGAAACGGGTCGCAGTCACCTCTATGATTTGCTGGAAGAATCCCGCATTGCCGGCGAGAACATCACGAAGGCCTTCTACCAGGAATACTCGCAGCAGCGATTCGATGCATTCGTACGTCTCACCCAATCGAATCCGGAACTTGAAAGACCTCCGCTTCTCTCGGCGACCCAGAAGATCCTCGACCGAATCCTCTTCTGCTCTTTTGCCGAGGACCGCGGGCTTCTTCCGGCGGAGACTGTGCGCCACGCCTTCGAGTACAGTGATCCCTACAATCCGCACCCGAAGTGGGAGAATTTCAAGGGACTCTTCCGCTCGATCAACGAAGGCAATCCGCAACTGAATATCCCGCGGTATAACGGCGGGCTCTTCGCTCCGGATGAGTGTCTGGACGAACTCACCGTGCCCGATGAAGTGTGTGGGGTCTTCAAGCGACTCGCCGACTATGACTTCCGAGCCCTGGAGGTTGCCGAGCAGGAATCTCTCGATGATCTGCAGCAGATTGAATCCATCGTCGATGTCGAAATCCTGGGGCATATTTTCGAGCAATCGATTACGGACCTCGAGCGCCTTCGTCTCGAACTGGAGCAGGAGGGCACGATCGCTCCACCCTCTGCAAAGAAAGCGAAGAGCCGTCGCAAGCGAGAGGGGGCATTCTACACTCCCAAGTTCATCACGCGATACATTGTCGAACATACTCTGGGGCCTGTATTGGCGGATCGTCTTGAATCCCTCCGGCTCAGGCACATCGCCCGGGCCCGGGGTACCGCCACTCAGGCCCTGGAATGCCCGACATCCTATGATCTCGAAGAATTGAACAATCCGCAACGGGAAGCGCTGATTGCGTTCTGGCTGGACTGGCAGGAGGAACTGGGCCGCGTGCGAATACTCGACCCGGCGTGCGGGTCCGGCGCCTTCCTGATCGAGGCCTTCGATCAACTCCTTGCAGCCTACCAGGATGCCAATGCCCGGCTGGAAGCTCTGAGGGGGCAGGCCGAGCTCTTTGATCTGAACCGTCAGATTCTGCAACAGAACCTCTATGGCGTCGACTTGAACGAAGAGGCCGTCGAAATCTGCCGCCTCTCTCTCTGGATCAAGACCGCGGAACGAGGCAAAATCCTTACTGATCTGGATCACACCATCCGAGTCGGGAACTCGATCATCGCCGATCCCACCGTGGACCCGCGGGCTTTTGATTGGCGGACGGCATTCCCCGAAGTCTTCACAGAGGGCGGCTTCGATGTCGTGGTCGGCAACCCACCATATATTCGCCAGGAGTGGTTAGCCCCACTGAAGCCCCACCTGGAGCAGCATTACGAGATCTACTCCGGCACCGCGGACTTGTACCTCTACTTCGTGGAGAAGGGGCTGGACGTACTCAAAGCGGGCGGAAGGCTGGGCTTCATCACGAGCGGCACATTCTCTCGTGGCAACTTCGCCAGCACCTTCAGAAAGTGGCTACCGACCACTGCGCGCTTCACATCCCTGGTGAACTTCGGCGAGAATCAGCCTTTCGAAGATGCCGAAATGGTCTACCCCACGATGTACACGCTCAAAAAGAATACGGAGCCTGCTCAATTCCCGACCCTCTTCATCCACGAGAAAATCCCGGACTCGATCGAGGAGGAGATGAAGAACGAAGGTCTCCCCTGCGACGAGTCGGTCTTCGACGAGTCGGAATGGAAGTTCCAACCTCGTGCGGTAACCGATCTGCTGCACAAGATTGTGAAGGCCGGGAGGCCGCTGGGGGAGGTGGTCGGCGGAGGAATTTACTACGGAATAAAGACAGGCTTGAATGACGCCTTCATTGTCGATGGAGAGACACGAGATCGATTGGTCGCGGCTGATGCGAAATCCGATGAGATCATTCATCGGATCCTTCAAGGTCAGGATCTACGGCCGTGGTACCAGATCTTCGCAGATCGGCATTTGATCTTCACGAGGAGAGGGATAGACATCGCAGAGTACCCTGCAGTTCGAGAGTATCTGGAGTCTTTCCGGGAGAGATTGGAGCCACGTCCGCCCGACTGGGCCGGCAGGACGAGTGATTGGCCGGGGCGGAAGCCTGGAAGTTACCGTTGGTATGAACTACAGGATTCAATCGATTACTATCAGGAATTCGACCATCCGAAGATCATCTGGCCAGATATTCAGAAACTCCCACGTTTCTCGTGGGATGAAGACGGGCTCTACACAAATGACAAGGGCTACATCTTGATCCCTAAATCTGGTGCGGAGCTTGCTCTCCTGCAGTCCCGCCTCACTTGGTTTTGTATCTCTCAGTTCTGTCTCCCTCTTCGTTTGCGTGCTGGTCTTTGGCAGTATCAGTCCAAATTGCAGTTCATCGAACGTCTCCCGATCTCTGAAATGGATGATGAATGCCGCAGCCATCTCTCCTCTCTGGCGGCGGATATCACAGTACTTGCCCGCGAGCGCCTTGGTCTGCACAGGGCCACACGCCATCGAATCGAAGCCGATCTGTGTCCTGAGGGCGGGAAGTTGAATACTGCCCTGACGAATTGGTGGGACCTGGATTTCTCGGCATTTCGAGAGCAGATCAAGAAGGCCTTCAAAGCCGAGATCCCCGTGCGCGAGCGCTCGGGGTGGGAGGATGCCCTGGCCGAGTGGCGCGGCGAGCATGGTCGACTGACAGGCCGGATCATCGATCTGGAGGAGGAACTCAACGATCGTGTCTACCATCTCTACGGCCTGACCAGCCAGGAGGTACGGACGCTCGAGGACTTCCAGAAGAAGACGAAGACGTTCTATCCATTTGGTGAGGTTTGA